In the genome of Theropithecus gelada isolate Dixy chromosome 19, Tgel_1.0, whole genome shotgun sequence, the window ATAGGACATTGGTCAGAGGTGTGGACaaggggaaaagagaaagccGATCAGGACATGGTAGAGGCTGGGAGCGGAGGACCTTCTGGGAGCCCTGGGGAGAGCTGGAGGAGACTCGGGAAGAGCAGCCCCCGGAGAAGGGACTATCCATCCCATTGCGAGGACCGGGACTGCGGGCCCCATGGTGAGATGGCCCTGCACACCCACCACAACCAAACACGATGGTGAGCGAGGCCAGGAAATGGGGCCTTCCCGTGCTGCTGGTGGAAACAGAAACTGGGGCAGCCACCTGGCAGCTCCCGAAACGATTCAATGTAGAGTTCACCCTGTGACCCAGCACGCAGGTTCAtggcggcactattcacaacagccgaaaactggaaacaatccagtGCCTGTCACCTGATGAGTGAATAAATTGTGGTCTACCCCAACAATGGGACTTGCAGCTTTGAAAGGAGTGAGGCagttatctgggcgtggtggctgtacctgtagtcccagctactcgggaggccgacacaggagaatcacttgaatgcaggaggtggaagttgtagtgagccgagatcacgcttctgcactccagcctgagcaacagagtgagacactgtctcaagaaaaaaaaaaaaagaaaaagaaaaaagaaaaagaaaagatgtgagGCTGTGACACGTGCTACAGCgtggatggaccttgaaaacacgGTGCCAAGTGAGGAAGCCAGACTCAGAAAGCCATGGAGTGTGTGATTACAGTCACATGAAAAATAGAGAAtgggcaaattcatagagacaggagaTTAGTTGGTGGGGGGACAAGGGGCAGGGAAGATTGTGGGGAGATGGCTAAAgggtgttgggttttttttgtgggggattatgcaaatattcaaaaattgtgCTGGTTGCATagctctgtaaatatactaaaagccattaAATTGCACACTTTAAGTGGATGAATggtatggtatatgaattatactttaagtgggtgaatggtatggtatatgaattatatctcaaagtgGTTGCCCAAAAAAGAgctggtcgggtgtggtggctcacgcctgtaatctcagcactttgggaggctgaggtgggtggatcacctgaggtcaagtgttcaagaccagcctggccaacacggtgaaactttgtctctactaaaagtacaaaaattagctgggcatggtggtgggtgcctgtagtcccagctacttgggaggctgatgcaggagaatcacttgaacccagtgtgcagtgtgagccactgcacctgcctggCCACTGCAGGCATTGGTTTTCCAACATGTACAGGGCATTTCCTGCGTGCAAGGCACTGCTTTACAAAATCatcacatttaatcttcatgcAACCCCATGAGGTAGTTCTGTGAGGTAGAATCATAGAAATGGCCGTGAGTAgtctgggcacgatggctcatgcctgtaatcccaccactttgggaggccgaggtggatggatcacaaggtcaagagttcgagaccagcctggccaccatggtgaaaccctgtcactactaaaaatacaaaaattagccaggcgtggcggtgcataaatataatcccagctactcaggaggctgaggcaggagaatggcttgaacccgggagttggaggttgcagtgagccgagttcacgccactgcacttcagcctgggtgacagagcaagactccatcgccagaaaaaaaaaaaaaaaaaaaaaaaaagcagtaaaagtaaaagaaatggcCATAAGTGTAAGTAAAATCAGGTTGAATATTGACACTTTCCAGTGGTTCCGTATACTCATACGCATttaacaggtgaggaaacagactcagagagacTCAGTAActtcttcttgtttttgagacagggtcttgctctgttgcctaggctggagtgcaggggcacaatcacagttgactgcagcctcaacgtcctgggctcgagcaatcctcccccctcagcctcccaagtagctgggaccacaggtgcgtgccatcacgcttgattaatttaaaacatttttttttttttttttttttgtttttggtaaagataggttcttacttttttttgcccaagttggtcttgaactcgggctcaagtgatcctcccatctcagcctcccgaagtgccaggattacaggaacaagccactgtgctcagcgAGGTGCAGTAACTTGGCTGAAGTTGTAAGGTGCTGGTAAGCCTGGGAATTCCAGCTGGAACCCAGTCTCGGGTGGGAAGACTCCAGGGTCTGTGCTCTGAGGCCTCCCATGCCCTGTGGCACTCAGGACAGAGGCCTGGATggattgagtgaatgaatgactttgGCAGGGGGTGGATGAAGAGACTGCTGTCCCCCCAGCCCTCCCTCCTGACCACATCCTCTCTCCTCCCCGCAGCCATCAAGGGATTCTGGGCCACCTGCCCTTCCTTCTCCACCTTCTACTTCCTCTTTGCCATTTTTGTGGTGTCCACCATCTTTCACTGCCACCAGCGCCTGGCTGTGGTGCCCGCGCCCTGGGCATACTCAGCCCATGTGGTCCTGGCACCGAGACACCTCCCCCGAGAGGAGCTGTTCACTATCAACTCCAAGGGCCGCCTGGGGAACCAGATGGGTGAGTACGCCACGCTATATGCCCTGGCCAAGATGAACGGGCGGCCTGCCTTCATCCCCGCCCAGATGCACAGCACCCTGGCCCCCATCTTCAGAATCACCCTGCCAGTGCTGCACAGCACCACGGCCAGCAGGATCCCCTGGCAGAACTACCACCTGAACGACTGGATGGAGGAGAAGTACCGCCACATCCCTGGGCGCTATGTCCGCCTCACGGGCTACCCCTGCTCCTGGACCTTCTACCACCACCTCCGCCACGAGATCCTCCAGGAGTTCACCCTGCACGACCACGTGCGCGAGGAGGCCCAGAAGTTCCTGCGGGGCCTGCAGGCCAAGTGGGCAGGGCAGGCGACCTTCGTGGGGGTCCATGTGCGCCGGGGGGACTATGTCCATGTCATGCCGCGTGTATGGAAGGGGGTGCTGGCCGACCGGGGCTACCTGCAGCGGGCCCTGGACTGGTTCCGGGCCCGCTGCCGCCTCCCGGTCTTTGTGGTCACCAGCGATGACATGGCCTGGTGCCGGGACAGCATCAACAGCTCCCTTGGGGACGTGGTGTTCGCTGGCAATGGCCTCCAGGGCTCACCTGCCAAGGACTTCGCGCTGCTCACACAGTGCAACCACACCATCATCACTGTGGGCACCTTCGGGGTCTGGGCCGCCTACCTCGCAGGTGGGGACACCGTCTACCTGGCCAACTTCACCCTGCCCAACTCCCCCTTCAACATGGTCTTTAGGCCGCAAGCGGTCTTCCTGCCAGAGTGGGTGGGCCTTGCGGCTGACCTTGGACAGGCTGGACAGAATGGCCTCTAGCTAGCCCTGCATGTGCCTGGCCCTCATCCTCTGACCCAAGGGGCAGTGAGTGGGGCGTGCGGGGCATGGACTCACGGTCCCTCACGCAGTTTGGATCCAGGCTTATCTACTTCATAGCTGAGTGAGTTTGGACAATTGACTCAACCTCTGTGCCTTAGTATGTCAACCACAAAATGCACAAACCTCAGAACTAAACACCGGGAGCAGCTGGTGGGAGCTAAGCAAATTCGCTTAGAGCCAGTGCCTTGTGACCGCGTGCGAGGCGTTGGCTGCTGACATGTATGCAGCACGCCGAACATTGGCATCGCTTTACAATGGAAATGCAGTTTTGCCCTCTCCTTCCTGGCAGCACTGGTAGCACAGAGCCCAGATATTTTGCACTCACGTCCCGGGACGAAGCCATCCCTGCCCTAAAGGACAGGGGAACTCGATTTTCTGGGCAACTAGGAATTTTGGCTTTAGAGTTAGTGGGccttatcatgaaggaatgtgggggaagggctgggcgtggtggctcacgcctgtaatcccagcactttgggaggctgagactggtggatcacttgaggtcaggagttcgagaccagcctggccaacatggtgaaacaccgtctctactaaaaatacaaaaattagccaggcgtggtgacacatgcctgtaaccccagctactcgggaggctgaggcaggagaattgcttgaacctgggaggcggaggttgcagtgagctgagatcgtgccatggcactccagcctgggcaacaagagagaaactctatctcaaaaaagaaaaagaaaaagaaaacccccaAAACTGGTGAtgagcagcttcccaataagatcttgGGAGTTGGGTGAATGGGTAcaagcatgtgcactaagaggcaaaatagCAGTGTAACTGATACATGATCTCCTGGGGACATTCAGTGGGTAAGGGAAGAGCACCTcaagtgacacagtgagactctgtctcaaaggaaaaaaaaaaaaaaaagcaggaggagGGCTGAGTGCGATGGctgtttcgcccaggctggagtgcagggcgccatctcagttcactgcaacctccgcctcctgggttcaagcaatcctcccacctcagcctcccacgtggGATCATCGGCACCTGCcgccacatctagctaatttttgtatttttagtagagatggggttttgccattttggccaggctggtctgacctcaagtgatccttccacctctgcctcccaaacttctgggattacaggtgtgagccactgtgcccagccaacagcTTTCACATTACAAAAGCCCAAGCAGAAGCTGGCAAGCTGCCAACAAGAAGTTGCACTAattcatcaataaatatttactgagtttctTCTCGCATTTGCAAATTCCAAAGCAGAGGTTGGACAGACACCTAAAAGCCTGTTCTGTCCCTCACCCGAAGGGGACAAAAGGAAGCCGAGCAGGACAGGAGCCACTTAAGTCCCCTAAAGAAGGGGATTGCATACCCCGGCACCTCAGATAGCATCCAGTGCACAGCATGTGTTTCTTTTGGGTTGATTTGTGACAAGTCCCTGGTCAagtttccttgttttatttttttgagacggagactgtcacccaggctagagagcagtgacacgatctcagccactgcaacttctgcctctcgggttcaagtgattcttctgcctcaggctcctgagt includes:
- the LOC112613472 gene encoding galactoside 2-alpha-L-fucosyltransferase 2-like isoform X1 → MMKLCKPKNIVKEETQEALSVSYPGLEGTALLSLGECGDPQEDSLPSAQALSRPRMKAASSSGQGPLPARPPATVWDVSAVAPGGPAAGQPRAAWPRRLTAAIKGFWATCPSFSTFYFLFAIFVVSTIFHCHQRLAVVPAPWAYSAHVVLAPRHLPREELFTINSKGRLGNQMGEYATLYALAKMNGRPAFIPAQMHSTLAPIFRITLPVLHSTTASRIPWQNYHLNDWMEEKYRHIPGRYVRLTGYPCSWTFYHHLRHEILQEFTLHDHVREEAQKFLRGLQAKWAGQATFVGVHVRRGDYVHVMPRVWKGVLADRGYLQRALDWFRARCRLPVFVVTSDDMAWCRDSINSSLGDVVFAGNGLQGSPAKDFALLTQCNHTIITVGTFGVWAAYLAGGDTVYLANFTLPNSPFNMVFRPQAVFLPEWVGLAADLGQAGQNGL
- the LOC112613472 gene encoding galactoside 2-alpha-L-fucosyltransferase 2-like isoform X3 is translated as MMKLCKPKNIVKEETQEAIKGFWATCPSFSTFYFLFAIFVVSTIFHCHQRLAVVPAPWAYSAHVVLAPRHLPREELFTINSKGRLGNQMGEYATLYALAKMNGRPAFIPAQMHSTLAPIFRITLPVLHSTTASRIPWQNYHLNDWMEEKYRHIPGRYVRLTGYPCSWTFYHHLRHEILQEFTLHDHVREEAQKFLRGLQAKWAGQATFVGVHVRRGDYVHVMPRVWKGVLADRGYLQRALDWFRARCRLPVFVVTSDDMAWCRDSINSSLGDVVFAGNGLQGSPAKDFALLTQCNHTIITVGTFGVWAAYLAGGDTVYLANFTLPNSPFNMVFRPQAVFLPEWVGLAADLGQAGQNGL
- the LOC112613472 gene encoding galactoside 2-alpha-L-fucosyltransferase 2-like isoform X4; amino-acid sequence: MGGTIHSIKGFWATCPSFSTFYFLFAIFVVSTIFHCHQRLAVVPAPWAYSAHVVLAPRHLPREELFTINSKGRLGNQMGEYATLYALAKMNGRPAFIPAQMHSTLAPIFRITLPVLHSTTASRIPWQNYHLNDWMEEKYRHIPGRYVRLTGYPCSWTFYHHLRHEILQEFTLHDHVREEAQKFLRGLQAKWAGQATFVGVHVRRGDYVHVMPRVWKGVLADRGYLQRALDWFRARCRLPVFVVTSDDMAWCRDSINSSLGDVVFAGNGLQGSPAKDFALLTQCNHTIITVGTFGVWAAYLAGGDTVYLANFTLPNSPFNMVFRPQAVFLPEWVGLAADLGQAGQNGL
- the LOC112613472 gene encoding galactoside 2-alpha-L-fucosyltransferase 2-like isoform X2; this translates as MMKLCKPKNIVKEETQEATLSPQGPLPARPPATVWDVSAVAPGGPAAGQPRAAWPRRLTAAIKGFWATCPSFSTFYFLFAIFVVSTIFHCHQRLAVVPAPWAYSAHVVLAPRHLPREELFTINSKGRLGNQMGEYATLYALAKMNGRPAFIPAQMHSTLAPIFRITLPVLHSTTASRIPWQNYHLNDWMEEKYRHIPGRYVRLTGYPCSWTFYHHLRHEILQEFTLHDHVREEAQKFLRGLQAKWAGQATFVGVHVRRGDYVHVMPRVWKGVLADRGYLQRALDWFRARCRLPVFVVTSDDMAWCRDSINSSLGDVVFAGNGLQGSPAKDFALLTQCNHTIITVGTFGVWAAYLAGGDTVYLANFTLPNSPFNMVFRPQAVFLPEWVGLAADLGQAGQNGL